The following is a genomic window from Armatimonadota bacterium.
TACAACTGATCTTTGCGGTGCGGGAGAGGCTAAAGCATGTCATTGCGCTGGTTGTCAATGGCGATTGTGGCGCTATCTGGAATCGGGCTGTTGGGTTGCAGGGGAGGACGTCCTCCGTCACCCGCGGCCAGCACGTCCGACGGCCCCGGTGCGCTTTCGTCCAGCTTGCGAGCCGCTATCACAGCCGCTACTCAGGCCGGACCCGCGTCGGATCTAGGCGACCCGCTATCCGTGCGCCTTTACCTGCCAGATGAAATGTACATGGCAATCGACGGGGAGGCAGACTTGTTTCTCTCATACCGAGCACTCGGCCTGGTGATCGCGCGTCACCAGATTGGGCGGGCGAAGGTCGACGCCGAGATCTTCGACCAGGGCAACGCGCTCAACGCGTTCGGCGTATACAGCCAACTTAGCCGGAGCGATTCCAAGCCGGTAGCGGTGGGGGCCGGGGGCGTCATCGTCGCCAACGAGTCGGTGATGTTCTGGAAGTCACGCTACTTCGTTCGCACCAGCACCACCGGGTCCGAGCTGCTGTCGCCCGAGAAGCTCGTTCGTTTTGCCGGCCACGTCGCGGCTGGGCTCGAGGGCTCGTCACGGTTGCCGACGTGGACCAAGGCTCTGCCGCCGCTGCCGAGCGGCCGCAGCCCGCAGTACGTCGCCCTCAACGTCCTCGGTTACGGGTTCCTGTCGAACGCAATGCTCGGCGAGTACGGTTCGGGGGATAACACGTGCACCTTGGCGCTCGTGCGCGGCGAGAGCGAACATGCGACAACCACAATGTGGCTGCGACTAACGGAGACCTACGACCAAGGAAAGAACGACGCCGCGCTTGTCGGTCTGGGCTCGGACACGTTCGCCGGCACCGCATTTGGAGGCGAGCCGGTGCGAGCGGTGCGCAGCGGCCGATACCTGGTCATCACGGTCGGGAGTTGCCCGGATACTCCTGGCTTGATCACGGCCACCGTTGATCGCCTGGCGGAAGCGCAGAAATCTCTGTAGCGCCGTATCGCGCGGGCGAGTAAACTGGTCATGTGACGATGGGACTGGCACAAAGCGTCCCATTCTTGCTGACGACCTATGCCCCTGTCAACCGCGCGCGACACCGCTTGTAGTGGTCAGTCACCCCTGAGACCGGTACATGATGGCCATGCGCGCCGCAGGGAACCCGCCCTGGCACGCCGAAAAGCGCTGCAGGTACGGACATTCGTGGCCAGGCGCGAGGACTATCGGAAGCTCGTCAAAACCGCAAGATGCCAGAGCAGAGACACCCGGACTGTACCTTGATTCACCCCCGCGTTCGTCCCGGGGCTGCTCAGGACCAACAACAGGACCTAGGTGGCCGCCCCGTCGTCGAGCGCCCGCGTCGAGCGCAGCAAGAGGGATCCGACGGCCCCCATTAGGGCCACGCCGGCGGCGACCAGGAACGCCGATTGAAACGATCGAGTGGCATCGGCGAGTAGGCCGGCGACGCTGGGCCCGGCGGCTTGACCGATACCAAAGAACAGCGTGACGAACCCCAGACCGGCGGGTGCTAAGCGCGGCCCAAGCAGGTCGCCGCAGGCCGCCGCTACAATGGCCGGGATGCTCCAGGCAGTGAGGCCGAAGAGGATCGCGGAGAGTATGAAGCCCGGAGGCGCGGGCCAGAGCGCGAACAGCCCGAACGCCGCCGCCTGTATAAGGTAAACGATCGCCAGAGCCCCTTTGCGACCGATGGCGTCCGAGATCGATCCCCACAGCAGCCCGCAGAGCAGGCTGGCCCACCCCATGAGCATGAAGAGGCGACCCGCTGCAGACGGTGCGTAGCCACCTTCGGCGATCAGGTACTTGGCGAAGAACGTCATGTAGATGATGTACGAGAAGCCGAAGGCCGCGTAAACGACACCGACGTGCCACATCGTCACTGACCGGTAGACCGTGCCCCATCGCATTGCGTCCGACGGCGCAGAAGCAGGGGTGCCGTCTGATATCTCGCCCAGCGGTCGGAGGCCAAGGGATGAGGGGCGATTGCGCAACACCGACAAAGCGAGAATCGCCAGCCCTCCGGTCACCGCCGCAAACAAGAACCAGCAGACTCGCCAACCGTCTCCGCCGTACAGGTTGAGGATGCCGGGCACCATGGGCCCGAGCGCGATCAATGCCAGGGACGATCCAGTGACGGCGATGCCGGCGGCCAAACCCCGGCGGCGCGGCGCAAACCAGGCGGACATAAGCCCCATCACCGGTACATTGCTCGCACCGCTGCCAATCCCGGTTAGCATCCGCCAGCACGCCGCTCCCGCGAAACCTGCGGCCGCGCCGGTCAGCAACATGCCGATGGCCGCTACCACCAGCCCTGCCGTGATGACGATCCTCGGCCCGTAACGCGCTGCGAGGGCTCCGCCAATCAGCGCCAGTGCGAGATATCCCACGAGGTTCGCCGTGGCGAGGCCACCGGCCTGGGCGTTATCGAGCCGCAGCCCTGCCTGCATCGCGGGCAGAACCATGGTGTAGCCGAAGCGCGCCAACCCCAGCGCGCCGAAGACTATCAGAGTCCCGGCGGCAAGGACGATCCAGGCGTAGTGGAGGTGGCGGCGAGGTTTCAGGCTACCATTCATCTCATCATCTCTCCCTGCTAACGTCGCGCCCCCTTCGCGCTACTCCTCTCCCAGCCCGATCAACTCTTCTTCGCCGCAGAAGGGCGGCGTCGCAGCCAAATCGTTCCCCACTTCATCAGCGCCAGGCCGGACCGAGGCATCATCCCACATGTCACGGGACGATCCGGCATGCTCTTTCCCGCTTGCTCGATCCGTGGACGTCCTCTGAGTTCTCAGTGCATTCCGAATGTTGCAGTCCCTAAGCCGCTGCGGGGCCGGGATGGCGTCCCAGCGGGCCTAGTCAGTTTGGGTCAACGAGGCGGGCATTCCTGCCGGCCTCGCCGCAGGGAAGCGCACCTGACGCGCAGAAGAGCGCCTCGGATTCGNNNNNNNNNNNNNNNNNNNNNNNNNNNNNNNNNNNNNNNNNNNNNNNNNNNNNNNNNNNNNNNNNNNNNNNNNNNNNNNNNNNNNNNNNNNNNNNNNNNNGAAGCTTTCCTCGCTTCCCACATATGGCAGAACGGAGGCATCCCACTCCACCCCAGGCTGCAGTGTGGGTCCCGTGTCGGCACCCACCCAGCCTGCGCCATGCAGCGGCAGCACCCCGCAGTCCGCCGTGTACATTTGAAGACCAATCAATACCTGACGCATATTGCTCAGGCATACGTCCAAATCAGCGCGCTGCCGGACTTGCAGGAAGAGCGGCATCATCGCTCCCGCCAGCGCGCTGATGATGAATAGAACAACCAGAAGCTCTATTAGCGTGATACCCTCATTGCGGGACGTCTGGCCCGTCCGCCTCATTGACTGTGCCTCCTGTCCATCCTGCTAGCCGTCGGGGGCGCGTCTCTCCATTACCCGTCGTTCAGCCAGACCCGTCGCCCGGCCCGACCTACCCACAGCATGCGCTGTCGCCTCCTTTCCGCGCAGCGCACGACATGACTGCGCCAGGAGTTAGCAGCCGCCTTCTCGATCGCTTTCCTTTACTCAAGCACCACATGTAGCGGCAGCGCTTTGTGGCGCGGCGCAAGCTCCACGGAGGTGTCCTTCCGACCCAGAGCGAAGATCCCATATGCGCCGAAGTGCCAGTGGCACATAAGAACCGGCGATTCGGAAGCAACTGTCTTCCCTCGGCCGTCGAGGTGTTCTACTGCGCCACGCGAGTATAGATAGGCCCAGCTGCAGGGAAGCCCTGCCCTATGGCGGTATTTCTCTCCGCGCGTGGGGTCCACGGGGCACAGGAACACCTCCTCATTTCGTCCAGCGTATGGGTATATGGTCGTTCCCCACTTCAGACCCTCGCGAATGACTTCATCGCCTTCGACAACGCGCCCTGCATCGTTCAGCGGTATCTCGTCATAGTCAGCCAGGTACATCTGAAGGGCCATCAACAACTGGCGCATGTTGCTTATGCACCAGGTTTCTCGTGACTTCGACTGCACCCTATAGAACACCGGCACCATTGCGCCGGCGAGCACGCTGATGATGAAAATCACCACCAGCAGCTCGACGAGGGTCATGCCGACGTCGTCTTTGGCGTTCGGGGTGCGGTGCATGTCCGTGCCCTCCCTCGCCGGCGGCGGCGCCACTCCAACGCGCTGTCCCGCTCGGCGCGCTGCGTCTGGTTCAGTCGCCGCTCAAAGCCTTCTCGACGGCCGCCTTGGCCTTGGCGATGATGTCTTCATCGTCGTCCGCGGGGTTCTCGATGAACACCAGCCGCCCCGCGCGGTCGAAGATATAGACGCGCGCATTGTCAAAGGCGTTCAGCGCGTCGCGCATCTGCCCCGCCCGGTCGTACAGGAACAGCGAACGGAACCCGTTCTCCTGCGCCTTCTGACGCACCATCTCGGGATCGGAGAGCATGAACACCACGCACGTCTTTACCTGCGGATAAGCGGCGAGCTCTCGCTCCATCACACGGATGTCCTCGTCGCCCACGTTATAGCTCTCGACGTACATCAGCGCCGAGACGCCCGGCAGCGGCAACTGCACCTTG
Proteins encoded in this region:
- a CDS encoding YbfB/YjiJ family MFS transporter, translating into MNGSLKPRRHLHYAWIVLAAGTLIVFGALGLARFGYTMVLPAMQAGLRLDNAQAGGLATANLVGYLALALIGGALAARYGPRIVITAGLVVAAIGMLLTGAAAGFAGAACWRMLTGIGSGASNVPVMGLMSAWFAPRRRGLAAGIAVTGSSLALIALGPMVPGILNLYGGDGWRVCWFLFAAVTGGLAILALSVLRNRPSSLGLRPLGEISDGTPASAPSDAMRWGTVYRSVTMWHVGVVYAAFGFSYIIYMTFFAKYLIAEGGYAPSAAGRLFMLMGWASLLCGLLWGSISDAIGRKGALAIVYLIQAAAFGLFALWPAPPGFILSAILFGLTAWSIPAIVAAACGDLLGPRLAPAGLGFVTLFFGIGQAAGPSVAGLLADATRSFQSAFLVAAGVALMGAVGSLLLRSTRALDDGAAT
- a CDS encoding prepilin-type N-terminal cleavage/methylation domain-containing protein, with translation MRRTGQTSRNEGITLIELLVVLFIISALAGAMMPLFLQVRQRADLDVCLSNMRQVLIGLQMYTADCGVLPLHGAGWVGADTGPTLQPGVEWDASVLPYVGSEESF
- a CDS encoding type II secretion system protein codes for the protein MHRTPNAKDDVGMTLVELLVVIFIISVLAGAMVPVFYRVQSKSRETWCISNMRQLLMALQMYLADYDEIPLNDAGRVVEGDEVIREGLKWGTTIYPYAGRNEEVFLCPVDPTRGEKYRHRAGLPCSWAYLYSRGAVEHLDGRGKTVASESPVLMCHWHFGAYGIFALGRKDTSVELAPRHKALPLHVVLE